From Flavobacterium sp. 102, a single genomic window includes:
- a CDS encoding NACHT domain-containing NTPase has protein sequence MTSQEKGAKFEKAAREYFVWLFEEIGFIVSKDRIQFSGTQDGFDIQLIVVMNNFERAIYIECKNYSTDLDIGNILKKAWDLEKNYHPSENDLFISILPKTNFKNADNSEKSSPVLNEKFNFKSYQLDKSNGIQELFALNEEFYKEIYGLELDFEVDKLKEIEKFKSIIYSRKPFKKIFLSEHDKVNFIADIELDKNYVNRYISADLTSKNEEYSLFKRLSINPKSLDEVLLFEDKVLVLGNPGLGKSTELKEFAISKWKVGEQNSFTPIFRNLKNFTQNHNIEDFLPTEVIDLQSCYIIFDGIDEIKDPQDFISKLEVFIDNNSSKQKKYKFVLSCRTNIYESIIKTISGFKAFYLNNLSHDEAFGLLSKQLENPSRLESLSFKRVHYDFLKNPFLIGILAEFINKNNNLPQNSTELWENYITKRLEFDNKTKLVKLDLNTPLILKLSKKTSLISELMKINSLKEAELLELTGENLQAYLKNPLIEKDISNNTWYFEHRNIQEYFAAKQLSELSCQNIIDFISITDNIKKGNFFTRFIVNLFNSNNIFINKTHPSLFNTITFLINILDNKKREELVKWLEENDEELLFTADSDRLSPDVKIRVLQNYFKKTCIENTFWISHSGSFSVDIIGKFGDCEENFMYLLSMFENKKNHFRIIISALDLLANMTLPDHKVNEIKALLLSKLKDHNLDSTCKPENDLKIKSNIITCIQSFNLHNNHSDFLEEILEVFKNERDKQINQSLLYLIASLNGDVDNYFQFIYKEFLRAFKFDTTEQNEKYVVNSTFVIEEILLRIKSSDNFLKIVKCFLNDNNYGSTLDKSFATQLFEKCNQFSLSDHLFIDKILDSIKKRKDWHSLEHELVALISLTNSNSKAIEKFITDDVVFNESRYLVARLVSEENISIIINKFTNEKADDNDVEIMRNIIGNTNSKDLAIQFEKLMTNEGYIFKEKYLTQEELEKNTKAKNLKKQHDFDILFDIGLLSSELKKIYDEISLGSIDWETLSKYQTDWYSKNDYSAEPNSATTLLVHLVRDNGKLTYEDVVNLIKDEFIIMSEVKRHLKSNFDFNIAVENKNTISEWCLNSVEKIDYNRLIISKSNREYSVFRDYYVCKNIFFFQKKLDIQLPQTFYTETLRYCDFESFNNQNSEFDFNKGKISNKATFDELITNNINNYNLHSTALRNHILYAIDNNLTESFEKIKYHFINDSNLCFQNESLQKFFSITKDVEFLIKCCEDINSFLCWESIGIIIKNNLAQEFALSTANKYLLSKEETFMFNALGILFKYNQPEALEIFYDFVKNNLGDSIKQEYYINYDNERGIKMIAKFYSLLYQENTKEDIFKNHYAKELIRHYINMISGKSETTFKDVQGILNKIKRGLKKRENEMFYINVLITDSKNSFINFKSRPMEFVDAKAKVDKL, from the coding sequence ATGACTAGTCAAGAAAAAGGGGCTAAATTTGAAAAAGCTGCAAGAGAGTATTTTGTTTGGTTATTTGAAGAAATTGGATTTATAGTATCTAAAGATAGAATTCAGTTCTCTGGAACTCAAGATGGTTTTGACATACAATTAATAGTTGTAATGAATAATTTTGAAAGAGCTATTTATATTGAATGTAAAAATTATTCAACTGATTTAGATATTGGAAATATTCTTAAAAAAGCATGGGATTTAGAGAAAAATTATCATCCAAGTGAAAATGATTTATTTATATCTATACTGCCAAAAACAAACTTTAAAAATGCAGACAATTCTGAAAAATCTTCTCCAGTTTTAAATGAGAAATTTAATTTTAAAAGCTATCAGCTTGATAAGTCAAATGGGATTCAAGAATTGTTCGCTCTTAACGAAGAATTTTACAAAGAAATATATGGCTTAGAATTAGATTTTGAAGTTGATAAACTTAAAGAAATTGAAAAATTTAAAAGTATTATTTATTCTAGAAAGCCTTTTAAAAAAATATTTTTATCGGAACATGACAAAGTAAACTTTATTGCTGATATTGAATTAGATAAAAACTATGTAAATAGATACATAAGTGCTGATTTAACGAGTAAAAATGAGGAGTATAGTCTGTTTAAAAGACTAAGCATCAATCCAAAATCATTAGACGAAGTTTTATTATTTGAAGACAAAGTTTTAGTTTTAGGCAACCCAGGTCTTGGCAAATCAACAGAATTAAAAGAGTTTGCAATATCAAAATGGAAAGTTGGAGAGCAAAATTCATTTACACCTATTTTCAGAAATCTCAAGAATTTTACACAAAATCATAATATTGAAGACTTCCTCCCTACCGAAGTCATTGATTTACAAAGTTGTTACATTATATTTGATGGCATTGATGAAATTAAAGACCCTCAAGATTTCATTTCAAAGCTTGAAGTTTTTATTGATAATAATAGTTCAAAACAAAAAAAATATAAATTCGTTCTTAGTTGTAGAACTAACATTTATGAAAGTATCATAAAAACGATTAGTGGATTTAAGGCATTCTATTTGAATAATCTTTCCCATGATGAAGCATTCGGTTTATTATCTAAGCAATTAGAGAACCCGAGCAGGTTAGAAAGTCTAAGTTTTAAAAGAGTACATTATGATTTTTTAAAAAATCCATTTCTAATAGGCATACTTGCTGAATTCATTAATAAAAACAACAATCTCCCTCAGAATTCGACTGAACTATGGGAAAATTATATAACCAAAAGGTTAGAGTTTGACAACAAAACAAAGTTGGTAAAATTGGACTTAAATACTCCATTAATACTCAAGCTCTCAAAAAAAACTTCTTTAATATCAGAATTAATGAAAATAAATTCATTAAAGGAGGCTGAATTATTAGAATTGACAGGTGAAAATCTTCAAGCTTATTTAAAAAATCCATTAATAGAAAAGGATATATCAAATAATACTTGGTATTTTGAACATAGAAATATTCAAGAGTATTTTGCTGCGAAGCAACTTTCTGAGTTATCATGCCAGAACATTATTGATTTTATAAGCATCACTGACAATATTAAAAAAGGAAACTTTTTCACTAGGTTTATAGTAAACCTATTTAACTCAAATAATATTTTCATCAATAAGACACATCCTTCACTCTTCAACACAATCACTTTTCTAATTAATATTCTTGACAATAAGAAAAGAGAGGAATTAGTAAAATGGTTAGAAGAAAATGACGAAGAATTATTATTCACTGCTGATTCAGATAGACTGTCTCCAGATGTTAAAATAAGAGTTCTTCAAAATTATTTTAAAAAAACTTGCATTGAAAATACATTTTGGATATCTCACAGTGGTAGCTTCAGTGTAGATATAATAGGGAAATTTGGAGATTGTGAAGAAAATTTCATGTATTTACTTTCAATGTTTGAAAACAAAAAAAATCATTTCAGGATAATTATTTCTGCTTTAGATTTATTAGCAAACATGACATTACCTGACCATAAAGTAAATGAGATTAAAGCTCTTTTGCTCTCAAAATTAAAAGACCATAATTTAGATTCTACATGTAAACCAGAAAATGACTTAAAAATTAAGTCCAACATAATAACATGCATACAAAGTTTTAATTTACATAACAATCATTCTGATTTCTTGGAGGAAATTTTAGAGGTCTTTAAAAATGAAAGGGATAAACAAATTAATCAAAGTTTATTATATCTTATAGCTAGTCTGAATGGTGATGTTGACAATTATTTTCAATTTATTTATAAAGAATTTTTAAGAGCTTTTAAATTTGACACAACTGAACAGAATGAGAAATATGTGGTAAACAGCACATTTGTTATTGAAGAAATACTTTTAAGAATAAAATCCTCTGATAATTTTCTAAAAATTGTTAAGTGCTTTTTAAATGACAATAATTACGGCTCAACACTTGATAAAAGCTTTGCAACACAACTATTTGAAAAGTGCAATCAATTTTCTTTGTCTGACCATCTATTTATTGATAAAATACTTGATTCAATTAAAAAAAGAAAAGATTGGCATTCACTAGAGCATGAATTAGTTGCTTTGATATCCTTGACCAACTCAAATTCAAAAGCTATTGAAAAATTCATTACTGATGATGTAGTGTTTAATGAAAGTAGATATTTAGTTGCTAGATTAGTATCTGAAGAGAATATCAGTATCATTATCAATAAGTTCACAAATGAGAAAGCTGATGATAATGACGTGGAAATCATGCGAAATATTATTGGAAATACAAACAGTAAAGACCTTGCTATACAGTTCGAAAAATTAATGACTAATGAAGGTTACATTTTTAAAGAAAAGTATCTGACGCAAGAGGAGCTCGAAAAAAATACTAAGGCAAAAAACCTAAAAAAGCAACACGATTTTGACATCCTTTTTGATATAGGTTTACTAAGTTCAGAGCTAAAGAAAATTTACGATGAAATCAGCTTAGGTAGTATTGATTGGGAAACATTAAGCAAATATCAAACAGATTGGTATTCAAAAAATGACTATTCTGCTGAGCCTAATTCAGCCACTACTCTACTAGTTCATTTAGTAAGGGATAATGGAAAGTTAACTTATGAAGATGTAGTCAATCTGATTAAAGATGAATTTATAATAATGTCTGAAGTGAAGAGACATCTCAAATCGAATTTTGATTTCAACATTGCTGTTGAAAATAAAAACACCATCTCTGAATGGTGCTTAAATTCTGTTGAAAAAATTGATTATAATAGATTAATTATTAGCAAAAGCAATAGAGAATATTCAGTTTTTAGAGATTATTATGTTTGCAAGAATATTTTCTTCTTTCAAAAAAAATTGGATATTCAACTACCTCAAACATTTTATACCGAAACATTAAGATATTGTGATTTTGAATCTTTTAATAATCAAAATAGTGAATTTGATTTTAACAAGGGAAAAATCAGCAACAAAGCCACCTTTGACGAGCTAATAACCAACAACATCAATAACTACAACCTACATTCTACTGCTCTCAGAAATCATATATTATATGCTATAGATAATAACCTAACAGAATCTTTTGAAAAAATAAAATATCATTTTATTAATGACTCAAATTTATGTTTTCAAAATGAAAGCTTACAAAAATTCTTTAGTATAACTAAAGACGTTGAATTTTTAATTAAGTGCTGTGAGGACATTAATTCGTTTTTATGTTGGGAATCTATAGGAATAATAATTAAAAACAATCTTGCACAGGAATTTGCACTTTCAACAGCAAATAAATATTTACTTTCAAAGGAAGAAACGTTCATGTTTAATGCGTTGGGGATTCTTTTTAAATATAATCAACCTGAAGCTTTGGAAATTTTTTATGATTTTGTGAAAAATAATCTTGGTGATTCAATAAAACAAGAATATTACATAAATTATGACAATGAAAGAGGTATTAAAATGATAGCAAAATTTTACTCTTTATTATATCAAGAAAACACAAAGGAGGATATATTCAAAAATCACTACGCAAAAGAGTTAATCAGACATTATATAAATATGATATCTGGTAAGAGTGAAACAACATTTAAAGATGTTCAAGGCATTTTAAATAAAATAAAGAGAGGATTGAAAAAACGTGAAAACGAAATGTTTTATATCAACGTTCTAATTACTGACTCTAAAAACAGCTTTATAAATTTCAAATCAAGACCAATGGAGTTTGTGGATGCAAAAGCCAAAGTTGACAAACTCTAG
- a CDS encoding AbiV family abortive infection protein — MNLERKELFRAIEKCLLNAQELYDEAVILEEHKRYARAYTLFQICIEEVGKTSLIHKFLFDNNVETSTINKFLKDFRDHKVKIKSSISYDKIFSVLIEKIEIDEKDLKASLDKEILNQYENVSRNNDYKNFSLYTSFYKDDFRIPSELFFSEHVDSIKFVSTMRLNMAKNFYEVNKAKIDEF, encoded by the coding sequence ATGAATCTAGAGAGAAAGGAATTATTTAGAGCTATTGAAAAATGTCTACTAAATGCACAGGAGTTATATGATGAAGCAGTAATATTGGAAGAGCATAAAAGATATGCAAGGGCTTATACTTTATTTCAAATTTGTATTGAAGAAGTTGGTAAGACAAGTCTAATTCACAAGTTTTTATTTGATAATAATGTGGAAACATCTACTATAAATAAATTTCTAAAAGATTTTCGAGACCATAAAGTTAAAATTAAAAGCTCAATTTCATATGATAAAATTTTCTCAGTACTTATTGAAAAAATTGAAATAGATGAAAAAGATTTAAAAGCTAGTTTAGATAAAGAAATACTAAATCAATATGAGAATGTAAGCAGAAATAATGATTATAAAAATTTTAGTTTATATACTAGTTTTTATAAAGATGACTTTCGTATTCCTTCTGAACTTTTCTTTTCAGAACACGTTGATTCTATAAAATTTGTGAGCACTATGCGATTAAATATGGCTAAAAATTTTTATGAAGTTAATAAAGCCAAAATAGATGAATTTTAA